TTGGTCAACAACAGAATCCGCTTTGTTGAATCCGCCGCGACGACGGAAGAACAGTTGCTGGGAACACTTGAGGCGGAACTGGCGCTGCTTAACAATGATGCAGCAATAGAAACGACTTTGCTCATTCACCCCGATGTGCTGCAGGACTTCTTCGACTACAACCAGTTTCTGGATACCGCTGATCGCTTGTTGGAGCAGATGGAACTGGAAGGCGTTTACCAGGTTGCCAGTTTTCACCCGGATTACCAGTTCGCCGATACCGCGGCGGATGATGCGGAAAACTATACCAACCGCTCGCCCTATCCGTTGTTGCATATACTGAGGGAAGCCAGCCTTGAAAAAAGCATCGACGCGTACCCGGATGTGGAGCAGATTCCGGCCCGTAATATCGAGCGTATGAATAGCCTGGGGCGCGAGCATCTCGAGTTGCTGATGCGGCGCTGTATCGATGGTGGTAAAAACTAGAGGCCACCGTGCCACTGGCGGTCCGGACCGCCGTTGTCAGTGGCGCGCAGACGTACAAGCGGCGCATACTGAATCGTCGAGCAGCAAGTGTCGGTCAACGGGCGTTAGGAGTAATCAAATGACAGAACACGATTTTTCCACTGAAGCCAGGTACCAGAGTTTTGCGGAATTCTATCCGTTCTATTTGAGTCAGCACGCCGACAGAACCTGTCGCCGACTGCATTTCACAGGCTCGTTGTCGGTCTTGATCATTCTGTTCTCGTCCTTGCTTACGGCGAACTACCTTTGGTTGCTCGCAATACCCGTGGTCGGCTACGGCTTTGCCTGGATAGGTCACTTTGTGTTCGAGAAAAACCGGCCGGCCACTTTTACTTATCCGTTCTACAGCCTTCAGGGTGATTGGGTAATGTTCTTTCAGATGCTGACTGGCAAGATAAAATTCTGATCGGCGCTCCTTAAGCCGGTCAAACACGCGAACTGCGGGGAGGGCTCAGCTTGA
The DNA window shown above is from Woeseia oceani and carries:
- a CDS encoding DUF1415 domain-containing protein — encoded protein: METVTKSAVVRRWVEDLVVGLNLCPFAGRELVNNRIRFVESAATTEEQLLGTLEAELALLNNDAAIETTLLIHPDVLQDFFDYNQFLDTADRLLEQMELEGVYQVASFHPDYQFADTAADDAENYTNRSPYPLLHILREASLEKSIDAYPDVEQIPARNIERMNSLGREHLELLMRRCIDGGKN
- a CDS encoding Mpo1-like protein; translation: MTEHDFSTEARYQSFAEFYPFYLSQHADRTCRRLHFTGSLSVLIILFSSLLTANYLWLLAIPVVGYGFAWIGHFVFEKNRPATFTYPFYSLQGDWVMFFQMLTGKIKF